In a single window of the Agrobacterium vitis genome:
- a CDS encoding aromatic ring-hydroxylating oxygenase subunit alpha, with the protein MDIHSTVLRQLKNRREGYSLEQPFYIDKDYFKLDMELIWYRDWLFMGHDCEIPRAGNYFTVQIGDYPVVVVRGRDGVIRAFHNTCRHRGHRVCTQERGASAKLVCPYHQWTYDLDGSLVFARQMGEDFDKSQHGMKPVACETVGGYIFVCLAAEPMDFSTVRGMVEPYILPHRLKEAKIAHRNTIVEKGNWKLVWENNRECYHCAGNHPELCRTYPEAPSATGVQGAGDDPVITEHWQRCEAAGLPSTFTMHQSGQFRVARMPLVQDAESYTMDGKRAVKHPLSDDVTISHIGTMLMFHYPTTWNHLLGDHAITFRVLPLSAEETAVTTTWLVHKDAVEGVDYNLHDLTHVWNMTNDQDRSIVEENAFGIRSPAYEPGPYSPDHEGGVMQFVEWYANFMVDRLDGETASRKSPLSVVA; encoded by the coding sequence ATGGATATTCACAGCACCGTTCTGCGCCAGCTGAAAAATCGCCGCGAAGGCTATAGTCTGGAGCAGCCCTTTTATATCGACAAAGATTACTTCAAGCTCGATATGGAGTTGATCTGGTATCGCGATTGGCTGTTCATGGGCCATGATTGCGAAATTCCGAGAGCTGGCAATTATTTTACCGTGCAGATCGGCGATTATCCTGTCGTCGTGGTGCGCGGGCGAGACGGGGTGATCCGTGCCTTCCACAATACCTGTCGCCATCGCGGCCACCGGGTCTGCACCCAGGAGCGTGGCGCGTCGGCAAAGCTCGTCTGTCCCTATCACCAGTGGACCTATGATCTCGATGGCTCGCTGGTGTTTGCCCGCCAGATGGGCGAGGATTTCGACAAGAGCCAGCATGGCATGAAGCCAGTCGCCTGCGAAACGGTTGGCGGCTATATCTTCGTCTGTCTTGCCGCAGAGCCGATGGATTTTTCCACCGTGCGCGGCATGGTCGAGCCTTATATCCTGCCGCATCGGTTGAAAGAGGCGAAAATCGCCCATCGCAATACCATTGTCGAAAAGGGCAATTGGAAGCTGGTCTGGGAAAACAACAGGGAATGCTACCATTGCGCCGGCAATCACCCGGAACTGTGCCGCACCTATCCGGAAGCGCCAAGCGCCACCGGCGTCCAGGGCGCAGGGGACGATCCTGTGATTACCGAGCACTGGCAGCGTTGCGAGGCCGCCGGTCTGCCCAGCACCTTTACCATGCACCAGAGCGGCCAGTTCCGCGTCGCCCGCATGCCGTTGGTTCAGGATGCCGAGAGCTATACGATGGACGGCAAACGGGCCGTCAAGCACCCGCTGTCGGATGATGTGACCATTTCTCATATCGGCACGATGCTGATGTTCCACTATCCGACCACCTGGAACCATCTTCTCGGCGACCACGCCATCACGTTCCGGGTGCTGCCGCTGAGCGCCGAGGAAACCGCCGTCACCACCACCTGGCTGGTGCATAAGGATGCGGTGGAAGGCGTGGATTACAATCTCCACGACCTGACCCATGTCTGGAACATGACCAACGATCAGGACCGCTCGATTGTCGAGGAAAATGCCTTCGGCATTCGGTCGCCCGCTTACGAGCCCGGTCCCTATTCGCCCGATCATGAAGGTGGTGTGATGCAGTTCGTCGAATGGTATGCCAATTTCATGGTCGACCGTCTGGACGGCGAAACAGCCTCGCGGAAATCTCCCCTGTCGGTCGTGGCCTGA
- a CDS encoding transporter: MLTATTPIPGLVWAYHIDARHQRATRLPMDATLTGLMPEQGFLWLHLNLADVRVPGFIEQFAGLSEAARAALINHEHHAALSVDEQLIFGTLVDFQREFAAATRDIGWLHFALSDRFIITTRLQPIRSVDILRGAIEKNPAKFSSPMQVYEVLVAEFQRGIMALVLELMEEINRIEDVVYDEDMRDERTQLAPLRRVIVRLHRHLRGMLSMMRRANAVDEDEMPAGFEDVASRLTNRLEAADHDVYALHERARLLHEEIDSKLSSETNRHLYILSLMTAFLLPPSLVTGFFGMNTSHLPFTSGPEGSAYAIAFILGSIFLAWFILKRARIL; this comes from the coding sequence ATGCTGACAGCGACCACCCCTATTCCCGGTCTGGTTTGGGCCTATCATATCGACGCCCGCCACCAGCGTGCGACCCGCCTGCCGATGGATGCGACACTGACGGGCCTGATGCCGGAACAGGGGTTTCTCTGGCTGCACCTCAACCTTGCCGATGTGCGGGTACCAGGCTTTATCGAACAGTTTGCGGGCCTGAGCGAAGCGGCCCGCGCCGCCCTGATCAATCACGAGCATCACGCGGCGCTCTCAGTGGATGAGCAGTTGATCTTTGGCACACTGGTGGATTTCCAGCGCGAATTTGCCGCCGCCACCCGGGACATTGGCTGGCTGCACTTTGCGCTGTCCGACCGGTTCATCATCACCACAAGGCTGCAACCGATCCGCTCGGTGGATATTCTGCGGGGCGCCATCGAGAAGAATCCAGCGAAATTTTCCTCACCCATGCAGGTCTATGAAGTGCTGGTGGCGGAGTTTCAGCGCGGCATCATGGCGCTGGTGCTGGAGCTGATGGAAGAGATCAACCGCATTGAGGATGTCGTCTACGATGAGGACATGCGTGACGAACGCACCCAGCTTGCGCCGCTGCGCCGGGTCATCGTCCGGCTGCATCGCCATTTGCGCGGCATGCTCAGCATGATGCGGCGCGCCAATGCCGTGGATGAGGATGAAATGCCCGCTGGTTTTGAAGATGTGGCGAGCCGCCTGACCAACCGGCTGGAAGCCGCCGACCACGATGTCTACGCGCTGCATGAGCGCGCCCGGCTGCTGCATGAAGAGATCGACAGCAAGCTCTCTTCCGAGACCAACCGCCACCTCTACATCCTGTCGCTGATGACGGCCTTTTTGCTGCCGCCCTCGCTGGTCACAGGCTTTTTCGGAATGAACACCTCGCATCTACCCTTTACCAGCGGGCCGGAAGGATCGGCCTATGCGATTGCCTTCATCCTCGGGTCGATCTTCCTCGCCTGGTTTATCCTGAAACGCGCCAGAATTCTCTGA
- a CDS encoding acyl-CoA dehydrogenase: protein MYKAPVEEIAFTLKQVAGMAQALEEGRFGDLSEDLTDAILEEAGRFAANEIAPLAANGDRQGAKLVDGKVQLPDGWADLYRRWAEGGWNGLVAEERYGGQGLPHLLNVAALEMWNSGSMGFALGPTLTMGAAESLTAHGSDALKEKFLHRIVSGEWMATMNLTEPHAGSDLGVMKTRAERRDDGSYRIFGQKIYITWGEHEATGNIIHLVLARLPDAPAGTRGISLFLVPKFLVGDDGSLGARNDLHCHSLEHKLGIHGSPTCTMIYGDGKFGSEPGAIGYLIGEENKGLACMFTMMNNARLAVGMQGVAIAEAATQLATAYARERTQGKAPGWTGAGMSPIIEHPDVARTLLTMKALTQGARAICYSCAHAIDMSHHSEGDEARHWQARAAFLTPIAKSFATDIGVDVASMGIQVHGGMGFIEETGAARLLRDARIAPIYEGTNGIQAIDLVVRKLPLTEGAHVRGFLNELKALAVAVDASNRPGFGETATRLLASIRDLEDATEYLLAQLAEGAQAETLAGATPYLRLFGLTLTGAYLAKGALAEAEDSKRVALCRFVAENLLAESFGLKQAVVGGGPSLAAARTVLEA from the coding sequence ATGTACAAGGCCCCCGTGGAGGAAATTGCCTTTACCCTGAAACAGGTTGCCGGCATGGCGCAGGCGTTGGAAGAGGGCCGGTTTGGCGATCTTTCCGAGGATTTGACCGATGCCATTCTGGAAGAGGCTGGCCGGTTTGCCGCCAACGAGATCGCGCCGCTGGCCGCAAATGGTGACCGGCAGGGCGCGAAACTGGTGGATGGCAAGGTACAATTGCCGGATGGTTGGGCCGATCTTTATCGCCGCTGGGCCGAAGGTGGTTGGAACGGGCTGGTGGCCGAGGAGCGCTATGGCGGCCAGGGCCTGCCGCATCTTCTTAATGTCGCGGCGCTGGAAATGTGGAATTCCGGCTCCATGGGCTTTGCACTGGGGCCGACCTTGACCATGGGCGCGGCCGAATCGCTGACGGCGCATGGCAGTGACGCGCTGAAGGAAAAATTCCTGCACCGGATCGTTTCCGGCGAGTGGATGGCGACCATGAATCTGACCGAGCCACATGCCGGTTCGGATCTGGGGGTGATGAAAACCCGCGCTGAGCGCCGCGATGACGGCAGCTACCGGATTTTCGGCCAGAAAATCTACATCACCTGGGGCGAGCACGAGGCGACCGGTAATATCATTCATCTGGTTCTGGCCCGGCTGCCGGATGCACCGGCGGGGACGCGCGGCATTTCTCTGTTTCTGGTGCCGAAATTCCTGGTGGGCGATGACGGGTCGCTGGGCGCCCGCAACGATCTCCATTGCCATTCGCTGGAGCATAAGCTCGGCATTCACGGCTCGCCGACCTGCACGATGATCTATGGCGATGGCAAGTTCGGCTCGGAGCCAGGCGCCATCGGCTATCTGATCGGCGAGGAAAACAAGGGCCTCGCCTGCATGTTCACGATGATGAACAATGCGCGGCTGGCCGTCGGCATGCAGGGCGTGGCGATTGCCGAAGCCGCCACCCAGCTTGCCACCGCCTATGCGAGAGAGCGCACCCAGGGCAAGGCACCGGGCTGGACCGGCGCGGGCATGAGCCCGATCATCGAGCATCCAGATGTGGCACGCACGCTTTTGACCATGAAGGCGCTGACCCAAGGGGCGCGGGCCATCTGCTATTCCTGCGCCCACGCCATCGACATGAGCCATCATAGCGAAGGCGATGAGGCCCGCCACTGGCAGGCGCGCGCTGCGTTTTTGACGCCGATTGCCAAGAGCTTTGCCACCGATATCGGCGTCGATGTCGCTTCCATGGGCATTCAGGTGCATGGCGGCATGGGCTTTATCGAAGAGACGGGCGCTGCCCGTCTGCTGCGCGACGCCCGCATCGCGCCCATCTATGAGGGTACCAACGGTATCCAGGCGATCGATCTCGTGGTGCGCAAGCTGCCGCTGACTGAGGGCGCGCATGTGCGAGGCTTCCTGAACGAGTTGAAAGCCCTTGCCGTGGCTGTTGACGCCAGCAACCGGCCCGGCTTCGGCGAAACGGCGACCCGGCTGCTTGCCTCGATCCGCGATCTCGAGGATGCGACAGAATACCTGCTGGCTCAACTTGCTGAAGGCGCGCAAGCCGAAACCCTTGCGGGCGCGACGCCCTATCTGCGCCTGTTCGGCCTGACCCTGACCGGCGCCTATCTGGCTAAAGGGGCCTTAGCCGAGGCGGAAGACAGCAAGCGCGTGGCGCTTTGCCGGTTCGTAGCGGAAAACCTGCTGGCTGAGAGCTTCGGCCTGAAACAGGCCGTGGTCGGCGGAGGGCCAAGCCTTGCCGCTGCCCGTACCGTGCTGGAGGCCTAA
- a CDS encoding crotonase/enoyl-CoA hydratase family protein, whose product MSEHILVERPETHPGVLVIRFNRPDKKNAITEAMYHRITAALNEAQADDAVRAVAFLGTEGCFTAGNDMGDFLAYALSDGSKLPAAALVLRALVATEKPLVSGVDGLAIGIGTTLNMHCDLTIASSRSLFKTPFVDLALVPEAASSLLAPLAMGHQRAFALLALGEGFSAEQAREAGLIWKVVEPDAVERETLALAASLAKKPPQALKIARDLLRGDRSLILARLDEELAHFAAQLKSAEARAAFEAFLARK is encoded by the coding sequence ATGAGCGAGCATATCCTTGTCGAGCGGCCTGAAACCCATCCCGGCGTGCTGGTCATCCGCTTCAATCGGCCGGATAAGAAGAATGCCATTACCGAGGCAATGTATCACCGCATCACCGCCGCCCTGAATGAGGCGCAGGCCGATGACGCGGTGCGCGCTGTCGCTTTCCTTGGCACCGAAGGTTGTTTTACCGCAGGCAATGACATGGGTGATTTCCTGGCCTATGCCCTGTCTGACGGAAGTAAGCTTCCGGCTGCGGCCCTGGTGCTGCGGGCCTTGGTCGCGACGGAAAAGCCGCTGGTCTCCGGTGTCGATGGTCTGGCGATCGGCATTGGTACGACCCTCAACATGCATTGCGACCTGACGATTGCCTCCAGCCGCAGCCTGTTCAAGACGCCGTTCGTCGATCTGGCGCTGGTGCCGGAAGCGGCCTCCAGCCTGCTTGCACCGCTTGCCATGGGCCACCAGCGCGCCTTCGCGCTTCTGGCGCTGGGGGAAGGATTTTCAGCCGAGCAAGCGCGCGAGGCAGGTTTGATCTGGAAAGTGGTCGAGCCGGATGCGGTGGAGCGCGAAACCCTGGCGCTTGCCGCAAGCCTTGCCAAAAAACCGCCCCAGGCCCTGAAAATCGCCAGGGATCTGCTGCGCGGCGACCGAAGCCTCATTCTCGCCCGTCTGGACGAAGAACTGGCCCATTTTGCCGCGCAACTGAAAAGCGCCGAGGCGCGGGCTGCTTTCGAGGCATTTCTGGCGCGCAAGTGA
- a CDS encoding BA14K family protein, whose protein sequence is MTFIKRVAVAGTALAVLATSFISADAMPLNTLQPVAQSAVPVEQVQWRGYDDGYRPGPGYYRGYRGYDGPRPGYRRHHDGHWYPLAAFAAGALIGGAIASQPRPAPVAPAYSNGVNPRHYDWCAGRYRSYDSYSNTFVTYSGVRQQCYSPYY, encoded by the coding sequence ATGACCTTCATCAAGCGCGTTGCAGTGGCCGGTACGGCATTGGCTGTTCTGGCAACATCTTTTATATCCGCAGATGCCATGCCTCTGAACACTTTGCAGCCAGTGGCGCAATCTGCGGTGCCGGTGGAACAGGTTCAGTGGCGCGGCTATGACGATGGCTACCGCCCAGGCCCCGGCTATTACCGTGGCTACCGGGGTTACGATGGTCCGCGCCCCGGCTATCGCCGTCATCATGACGGACACTGGTACCCGCTGGCAGCCTTTGCCGCCGGTGCTCTGATTGGTGGCGCCATCGCCTCGCAGCCACGCCCGGCGCCTGTGGCACCTGCCTATAGCAATGGCGTCAATCCACGCCATTATGATTGGTGCGCTGGTCGCTACCGCAGCTACGATTCCTACAGCAATACGTTCGTGACCTATAGCGGCGTGCGCCAGCAGTGCTATTCGCCTTACTATTAA
- a CDS encoding 2Fe-2S iron-sulfur cluster-binding protein has product MAVDKIYRHVDEMRPWSDREHLLECVAWTPEAPDVMTFTFKPDRPGHWFRYLPGQFVTLELPVGPEPVMRTYTLSSSPSRPYTVAVTVKAQKDSIGTRWMFENLKPGMKIKAFGPLGDFSYVKHPGEKYLFISAGSGITPMMSMTRDMADRQPDSDIAFIHCARSPDDIIFRWELEYKARYLPFFQLGFIVEQLQRSQLWSGLRGFIDKAKIGLLAPDFLDRTVFCCGPEPFMATVRESLAGAGFDMSRYHEETFQPVAAEPMVVVADPTGEVKPHKVAFTLAGKEALCEPGFTVLQAARSIGVRIGAACESGLCGTCRVMKLSGDVEMNHNGGILDDEIEEGYILACCSRPTGDVEIEV; this is encoded by the coding sequence ATGGCGGTGGATAAGATCTATCGGCATGTCGATGAGATGCGGCCCTGGTCGGACCGGGAGCATTTGCTGGAATGCGTGGCCTGGACGCCGGAAGCGCCTGACGTGATGACCTTCACGTTCAAGCCGGACCGGCCGGGCCATTGGTTCCGCTATCTGCCCGGCCAGTTCGTGACCCTGGAACTGCCGGTTGGACCGGAGCCTGTGATGCGTACCTACACGCTGTCCTCCAGCCCGTCGCGGCCCTATACGGTGGCTGTCACGGTCAAGGCGCAGAAGGACAGTATCGGCACCCGCTGGATGTTTGAAAACCTCAAGCCGGGCATGAAGATCAAGGCGTTTGGACCGCTCGGCGATTTTTCCTATGTGAAGCATCCAGGCGAGAAATATCTGTTCATCTCGGCGGGCTCCGGCATTACCCCGATGATGTCGATGACCCGTGACATGGCCGACCGCCAGCCCGATAGCGACATTGCCTTCATCCACTGCGCCCGCTCGCCTGATGACATCATTTTCCGCTGGGAACTGGAATATAAGGCCCGTTATCTGCCCTTCTTCCAGCTTGGTTTCATCGTTGAGCAATTGCAGCGCTCGCAGCTCTGGTCGGGCCTGCGCGGCTTTATCGACAAGGCGAAAATCGGCCTGTTGGCACCGGATTTTCTGGATCGCACGGTGTTTTGCTGCGGGCCTGAGCCGTTTATGGCGACGGTCAGGGAATCGCTGGCCGGTGCCGGGTTCGACATGAGCCGTTACCACGAGGAAACCTTCCAGCCGGTCGCCGCCGAGCCGATGGTCGTGGTGGCCGATCCCACGGGTGAGGTGAAGCCGCATAAGGTCGCCTTCACGCTGGCTGGCAAGGAAGCGCTGTGTGAGCCGGGATTTACCGTGCTGCAAGCCGCTCGCTCCATCGGCGTGCGCATCGGCGCTGCCTGCGAATCCGGTCTCTGTGGCACCTGCCGGGTGATGAAGTTGTCGGGCGACGTGGAAATGAACCACAATGGCGGCATTCTCGATGACGAAATCGAGGAAGGCTATATCCTCGCCTGCTGCTCCCGTCCGACAGGCGATGTCGAAATCGAGGTCTGA
- a CDS encoding efflux RND transporter periplasmic adaptor subunit, with the protein MNIIPENDRKLLETLKSLSLEPSLQTQESPDKRSRRLLYGAGFIALLISAVGAGTFIWPDGIKRVKEGLSQRWLSQKSEPILAVEAARSAASSSIPVKPSPVAAREITGSGYVVASNAVSVYSKYEGQIRSVSVEIGQRVEAGQTLIVLDDSTSHLELEQAQSDKISARLTLEAKRIELNQAEANFLRSETLADKQAVSKEDLLHASTTYNSARNALAQAQQKLAKADLDVKIAQDKVDDFVLRAPISGTVTELNAHTGDMVLSRSDSVRENQKLLAITDTTTLVIDADVAETNIGAITIGLAGEAVLDGLPDRPFAVDIQRIAPVASLEKGTVTLRLKLRDPPGGIRPNMAARIRLAQSAGEKSQ; encoded by the coding sequence ATGAACATCATACCAGAAAATGATCGAAAACTCCTTGAGACGCTCAAGTCGCTTTCACTTGAGCCCTCGCTTCAAACGCAAGAGTCGCCGGACAAAAGGTCGCGGCGCCTTTTATATGGTGCTGGTTTTATCGCACTGCTGATCAGCGCCGTAGGCGCTGGAACCTTCATTTGGCCCGATGGTATCAAGCGCGTCAAAGAGGGATTGTCGCAACGATGGCTGAGCCAAAAGTCAGAGCCAATTTTAGCCGTGGAAGCGGCGAGGAGTGCTGCTTCCTCATCCATACCGGTCAAGCCTAGTCCTGTTGCGGCCAGAGAAATAACCGGTTCCGGATATGTCGTGGCTTCAAACGCTGTCTCGGTCTATTCAAAATACGAAGGCCAGATTCGGTCTGTCAGCGTAGAAATAGGCCAGCGTGTAGAGGCTGGTCAGACGCTTATCGTTCTTGATGACTCGACCAGCCACCTCGAACTCGAGCAGGCACAATCAGACAAAATTTCTGCTCGCCTGACACTCGAAGCCAAGAGAATTGAACTCAACCAAGCAGAGGCCAATTTTCTGCGTTCTGAGACACTTGCCGATAAACAGGCTGTTTCCAAGGAAGACCTGTTACACGCCAGCACCACCTATAACAGCGCAAGGAATGCACTTGCTCAGGCGCAGCAAAAGCTGGCCAAGGCCGATCTTGACGTTAAAATTGCGCAAGATAAAGTTGACGATTTCGTGTTGAGAGCGCCAATTTCCGGGACGGTTACGGAACTGAATGCTCATACAGGCGATATGGTTCTCTCCCGCTCGGATAGTGTGCGTGAAAATCAAAAACTTCTGGCGATTACCGACACCACGACGCTGGTGATCGATGCGGATGTGGCAGAAACCAATATAGGGGCGATTACCATTGGTCTCGCTGGAGAAGCGGTGCTTGACGGACTTCCCGATCGGCCATTCGCTGTGGACATACAGCGGATCGCGCCTGTTGCCTCCCTTGAAAAAGGCACTGTTACCTTGCGCCTCAAACTTCGGGATCCGCCAGGCGGCATCCGGCCAAACATGGCGGCGCGCATTCGCTTAGCTCAGAGCGCTGGAGAAAAATCCCAATGA
- a CDS encoding ABC transporter ATP-binding protein: MSHQEAYISLSDVKKGYKISGEIIPIFSNLNLDIPGGDFVAIMGPSGSGKSTLLNMLAGIERPDFGSLRIGTSRLDQMGEAARASWRANGMGIVFQFYNLLPMLSVAENIELPLLLKPLSAKDRRSRVQKVLELVGLGDRSKQYPTLMSGGQQQRVGIARAIVADPALLLCDEPTGDLDRKSADEVLEILRFLNREFGKTIVMVTHDPQAALYAKRTLHLDKGSFMEEQRASQ; the protein is encoded by the coding sequence ATGAGTCATCAAGAAGCTTACATTTCGCTCAGTGACGTCAAAAAAGGGTATAAAATCAGTGGAGAGATCATCCCGATATTCTCAAACCTCAACCTTGACATTCCCGGCGGAGATTTTGTTGCGATCATGGGGCCGTCAGGCTCTGGTAAATCCACCCTCCTCAACATGTTGGCGGGCATAGAACGACCTGACTTCGGCTCTTTGCGAATAGGCACAAGCCGCCTCGATCAAATGGGGGAGGCAGCGCGCGCGTCTTGGCGCGCCAATGGTATGGGTATCGTATTTCAATTTTACAATCTGTTACCCATGCTGAGTGTCGCAGAGAACATCGAACTGCCGCTGCTACTCAAGCCTTTGTCGGCAAAAGACCGGCGGAGTCGCGTGCAGAAAGTGCTCGAACTCGTCGGCCTTGGAGACCGCTCCAAGCAATATCCCACGCTGATGTCAGGTGGTCAGCAACAACGGGTCGGCATCGCTCGAGCTATTGTTGCCGATCCGGCGTTACTGCTGTGCGACGAACCGACCGGCGATCTGGACCGAAAGTCTGCCGATGAGGTTCTCGAAATATTGCGTTTTCTGAACCGCGAGTTCGGGAAAACGATTGTCATGGTAACCCACGATCCCCAAGCGGCACTCTATGCTAAACGGACTCTCCATCTGGACAAGGGTTCGTTCATGGAAGAGCAGAGGGCTTCTCAATGA
- a CDS encoding DUF6656 family protein — MSKLRYYAAPKTTALENKRPKAAHSEFLRTGKIIRDEDDWLADEKRYLTHEEVAERTAKRLEAAAETTHQRINGFHKSIRFPKLLFHQTLQDIPHLGYCHVTASRSNFAQYADVKWAFYFANFNAEVGGEDSFFQKITPQYGRMYFAVALKPDKAKREMTVDRSIREDGLLFRTSDPKVALKNVLLLGARTSALRKIIASM; from the coding sequence ATGTCCAAACTGAGATATTATGCCGCCCCCAAAACGACGGCTCTGGAAAACAAGCGGCCCAAGGCCGCCCACAGCGAATTTCTGCGGACCGGCAAGATCATCCGCGACGAGGACGACTGGCTGGCCGACGAAAAGCGCTATCTGACCCACGAGGAAGTGGCCGAGCGCACGGCCAAGCGTCTGGAAGCGGCGGCAGAGACCACCCATCAGCGCATCAACGGCTTTCACAAATCCATCCGCTTTCCCAAACTGCTGTTTCACCAGACCCTTCAGGATATTCCGCATCTGGGTTACTGTCATGTCACGGCCTCGCGGTCGAATTTCGCCCAATATGCCGATGTGAAATGGGCTTTCTACTTCGCCAATTTCAATGCCGAGGTCGGCGGCGAGGACAGTTTCTTCCAGAAGATCACCCCGCAATATGGCCGGATGTATTTTGCCGTGGCGCTGAAACCCGACAAGGCCAAACGCGAAATGACCGTGGATCGCTCGATCCGCGAAGACGGCCTGCTGTTTCGCACCAGCGATCCGAAAGTGGCGCTGAAAAACGTGCTGCTCTTGGGCGCGCGCACCTCGGCACTGCGCAAGATCATCGCCAGCATGTGA
- a CDS encoding methyl-accepting chemotaxis protein — MSFLSNITIAKKIYIASGLGVIMVVGMVANQQWTNSTIKAAQDIVLREQTVLDGISASEKAFVEMKSGVRNIMLAPTVKEVDDELAAVNKSALNGQNSLKEAMRVAENPNALQAISTGLGDYATASIKIKDFVKEQRAQQSQDLIALTARRDQYTRPITSKLNESIQSAVAASRKVTTDARNSLQATEARSATINGTIQILIVLVLIATAFVLRSTVVLPIKLLVEAMHRLSSGDTSRATDFGPRRDEIGLMCDAVEVFREDAVAKRQLEADAEAGRLRLEEQRKQAQLKAEEDARERLMIATSGLAAGLKRLADGDLTIELRDAFSEEFEGLRHDFNQSVRTLGQTMGAILESVSNINNGSTEIASGAGDLSKRTEQQAASLEETSAALDEITVNVSNSAKRTQEARAVVIEANKAARQSGQVVASAVDAMQRIEASSSQISNIIGVIDEIAFQTNLLALNAGVEAARAGEAGKGFAVVAQEVRELAQRSAQAAKEIKELIRNSSEEVSNGVTLVRDTGNVLKTIEDYVSTANGHMDAIATSAQEQSVGLTQVNSAVNHMDQMTQQNAAMVEETTAASASLAGEVNKLRQLLGQFQIGRSAGRSGMSYAA, encoded by the coding sequence ATGTCGTTTTTATCAAATATCACCATCGCAAAGAAGATCTACATTGCCTCAGGGCTTGGCGTTATCATGGTTGTGGGCATGGTTGCCAACCAGCAGTGGACGAACAGCACGATCAAGGCAGCGCAGGACATCGTTTTGCGTGAGCAGACAGTTCTTGACGGTATCTCGGCCAGCGAGAAAGCGTTTGTCGAAATGAAGAGCGGCGTGCGCAACATCATGCTCGCACCCACTGTCAAGGAGGTTGATGACGAGCTGGCCGCGGTGAATAAATCAGCCCTCAACGGTCAAAACAGTCTGAAAGAGGCGATGCGCGTTGCTGAAAATCCGAATGCGTTGCAGGCCATTTCGACAGGCCTTGGGGATTACGCAACGGCTTCCATCAAGATCAAGGATTTCGTCAAAGAGCAGCGGGCTCAACAAAGTCAGGACCTCATCGCGCTGACCGCCCGCCGTGACCAGTATACCAGACCGATCACCTCGAAACTCAACGAGTCCATTCAAAGCGCGGTTGCGGCATCCCGCAAAGTAACGACCGATGCCCGCAACTCTCTTCAAGCGACGGAAGCGCGCTCCGCGACGATCAACGGTACGATCCAGATTTTGATCGTGCTGGTGTTGATCGCTACGGCTTTCGTGCTGCGCAGCACCGTGGTTTTGCCAATCAAATTGCTGGTCGAGGCGATGCACCGGCTTTCATCCGGGGATACATCACGAGCCACGGATTTTGGGCCGCGGCGCGATGAAATCGGCCTGATGTGCGATGCCGTTGAGGTTTTCCGGGAGGATGCCGTGGCAAAGCGTCAGCTGGAAGCTGATGCGGAGGCGGGGCGGTTGCGCCTTGAGGAGCAGCGCAAGCAGGCTCAGTTGAAAGCCGAGGAAGATGCGCGGGAGCGCTTGATGATTGCAACCTCCGGCCTGGCCGCTGGCTTGAAGCGTCTGGCGGATGGCGATCTGACCATTGAGCTGCGCGATGCATTTTCCGAGGAGTTTGAAGGCCTTCGCCACGATTTCAATCAATCGGTGCGCACGCTTGGCCAGACCATGGGTGCCATCCTGGAATCGGTTTCCAATATCAACAATGGTTCCACCGAAATTGCCTCTGGGGCGGGTGATCTTTCAAAGCGCACCGAACAGCAGGCGGCTTCACTTGAGGAAACCTCCGCCGCTCTGGATGAAATCACGGTCAACGTCTCCAATTCTGCCAAGCGTACCCAGGAAGCCCGCGCTGTGGTGATCGAAGCCAATAAAGCGGCCCGTCAATCCGGCCAGGTGGTGGCGAGCGCAGTGGATGCCATGCAGCGCATCGAGGCATCCTCCAGCCAGATCTCCAACATTATCGGCGTGATCGACGAAATTGCCTTCCAGACCAACCTTCTGGCCCTGAACGCAGGCGTTGAAGCCGCCCGTGCAGGCGAGGCGGGCAAGGGCTTTGCGGTGGTGGCACAGGAAGTGCGCGAACTGGCGCAACGCTCGGCGCAGGCCGCCAAGGAAATCAAGGAACTGATCCGCAATTCCTCGGAGGAAGTGAGCAATGGTGTCACGCTCGTGCGTGATACCGGCAATGTCCTCAAAACCATTGAGGATTATGTATCGACCGCCAACGGCCATATGGATGCAATCGCCACCTCGGCGCAGGAACAATCCGTGGGCCTCACCCAGGTCAACAGCGCTGTCAACCATATGGACCAGATGACCCAGCAAAACGCCGCGATGGTTGAGGAAACCACCGCCGCCAGCGCCTCGCTGGCAGGCGAGGTCAACAAGCTTCGCCAATTGCTGGGCCAGTTCCAGATTGGCCGGAGTGCGGGGAGGTCTGGCATGTCCTACGCGGCGTGA